The genomic stretch ATGAGCGCAACAGATTCGCCGGATAAACTCCGTGAGGACATCCTTAACCAGACCATGGAAAAAGAATCACCGTCCAACGCAGCTTTGGCCTACGTAAAAAAGGAAGTTAGCGATCTTTGGTCGTAATTCATTCCTGCTTTTCCGGTTCAATGGGACTTGTTTCGTCGTTCTTGTTTTTGGCATACAAATAACCGCGCTTCCACCACAAGGTCATTCGTTCCTTATTAAAGACCAATGAGTTTGTGGTGAGGACCGTTGGCGTGTAATAGAAATTGATGATGGCATTTTTCTGATTTGCCACTAATTTGCCGATACGGATGTTCTGATTCTCGATACGGTCCAGCATAAAACCAAAAATAGTGGTAATGAGGTCAAAAGGGTTTTTGGACGACATCCGGTTCAAGTGGTTTACCTCTGTATGGAGCACCACCACATCCACTTCGGTCGCACCTCGGTTCAAGGCTTCTTCAATGGGAACTAAAGTCCCTAATCCCCCATCGGCATATTCACAGCCATTCTTTTTGACCAAGCTCATAAAAGGCGTGTAGTTGGATGAAATCCATATCCAATCGCAGAATTCGTCATACGTGCAATCGTTGATGGATTTATATTCCACTTGGTTCAAAGAAAGGTTGGATACCGTGACGACCACATCGGTCTTGCTCTTTTTTAGCTTGTTAAACTCCTGAACGGTAATGGAATTGCGGATCAATTTTCTTAGGTTCTCACTTTCTCCAAACGTTTTTTTCCCCTTGATAAAGTTTTTGATAACGTTCCAATGGTTGATGGCAATGGTCTCTACCCCATGCCTTTTTTTGATGATGAACGGGCAATTATTGAAGATGCTGTCCTGATTCACGTTGGAATAGATATTCTTGATCTTGTCCAACTTGTTCAGGGCCAAA from Flagellimonas oceani encodes the following:
- a CDS encoding patatin-like phospholipase family protein, encoding MRALVISGGGSKGAFAGGVAQFLIQEAKHDYDLFVGTSTGSLLISHLALNKLDKIKNIYSNVNQDSIFNNCPFIIKKRHGVETIAINHWNVIKNFIKGKKTFGESENLRKLIRNSITVQEFNKLKKSKTDVVVTVSNLSLNQVEYKSINDCTYDEFCDWIWISSNYTPFMSLVKKNGCEYADGGLGTLVPIEEALNRGATEVDVVVLHTEVNHLNRMSSKNPFDLITTIFGFMLDRIENQNIRIGKLVANQKNAIINFYYTPTVLTTNSLVFNKERMTLWWKRGYLYAKNKNDETSPIEPEKQE